From Odontesthes bonariensis isolate fOdoBon6 chromosome 21, fOdoBon6.hap1, whole genome shotgun sequence, a single genomic window includes:
- the LOC142371058 gene encoding peripheral myelin protein 22-like — translation MLLILLGVLVLHLIILILLIVSTAASTWSVGGGKSTDLWYSCLTTNGGYHCKPASNEDWIQAVQALMILSLLFCFCSLIAFVYQLFKLVKGGRFFFTAIFQILASVFVMCGAIIYTVMSPDNGPDTQFGYAYVLAWVAFPLCLISGLIYIVLRKKE, via the exons ATGCTGCTCATCCTGCTTGGAGTGCTAGTCTTGCACCTTATCATTCTCATTCTTCTCATTGTGTCAACAGCAGCCAGT aCCTGGTCTGTGGGTGGAGGTAAGAGTACAGATCTGTGGTACAGTTGCTTGACAACTAATGGAGGGTACCACTGCAAGCCAGCCAGCAATGAAG ACTGGATCCAAGCAGTGCAAGCCCTCATGATCCTGTCCCTGCTCTTTTGCTTCTGCTCCCTCATTGCGTTTGTGTATCAGCTATTCAAACTGGTGAAGGGCGGACGCTTCTTCTTCACCGCCATTTTCCAGATCTTGGCCA GTGTGTTTGTGATGTGTGGTGCAATCATCTACACTGTGATGAGCCCGGATAATGGTCCCGACACACAATTTGGCTACGCCTACGTGCTGGCCTGGGTGGCTTTCCCTCTCTGTCTCATCAGCGGGCTCATTTATATCGTCTTGAGGAAGAAAGAATGA